A window of Erpetoichthys calabaricus chromosome 12, fErpCal1.3, whole genome shotgun sequence contains these coding sequences:
- the LOC127529928 gene encoding mucin-16-like — MSFTAPVYFTINFTLTNLSFSGELANKSNPVASTITSLVSNMLENSSLSPEFNSCQPFSFSPGLNNGTTVVLSCTFKNDTSVTNLNRVTVYTELSQRTQNSTLLGPYGMDPNSFYVNGYHEIIPYSNNPILPSYSVNFTITNVKIPADLGISRADEYQYLSLTLTTLMDKLFRNSSVPYFYSSCTLLDFSPANGGDNTAVYALCNSTNNNPVDGSNVAQVYHAIRSGTANITTLGPYTLDQNSLYVNNYTEGQKLPFPTPTVLSSTSMNPMTESTSSDSSKFTVNFTIINRNYSQDLDNPNSLLYKEMKSNITQMMTALYSKSSLNNSYQYCTLNGFSAGSVKVNCLCTFKKISNGSALVDSAVQNAFATGTNSTTLLGGVYELRSDSLSVKDTVIIIPQRNEVPFWAIILIVLAILLGLILLFFFCFLLALLAQRRMAGSYDLMKIPYGEYYTHLK, encoded by the exons ATGTCCTTTACAGCTCCAGTCTACTTCACTATTAACTTCACATTGACCAATCTGAGTTTCAGTGGAGAGCTCGCAAACAAAAGCAACCCAGTGGCGAGCACTATCACATCTCTG GTCAGTAATATGCTTGAAAACAGCAGTTTGTCTCCGGAATTTAATTCTTGTCAGCCATTTTCCTTCAG TCCTGGACTCAACAATGGTACAACTGTAGTGCTCAGCTGCACATTCAAGAATGACACTTCAGTGACAAATTTGAACAGAGTGACTGTTTACACAGAGCTCAGCCAAAGAACCCAAAACAGCACTCTGTTGGGACCGTACGGGATGGATCCCAACAGCTTCTATGTCAATG gCTATCATGAAATCATACCATATTCTAACAATCCCATCCTTCCGTCATATTCTGTGAACTTCACAATCACTAATGTAAAGATCCCTGCAGATCTGGGTATAAGCAGAGCTGATGAATATCAATATCTGTCTCTTACACTCACTACCTTG atggacaagcttttcAGAAATAGTAGTGTTCCCTACTTCTACAGTAGCTGCACATTACTTGATTTTAG TCCTGCAAATGGAGGTGACAACACGGCAGTGTATGCATTGTGCAATTCCACAAATAACAACCCTGTCGATGGATCTAATGTGGCACAAGTCTACCATGCAATAAGAAGTGGAACTGCCAACATCACAACTTTGGGACCCTATACACTGGACCAAAACAGTCTATATGTTAACA ACTATACTGAGGGACAGAAGCTTCCTTTCCCCACTCCCACTGTTCTGAGTTCCACATCCATGAATCCAATGACAGAATCCACCAGCTCTGACAGTAGTAAATTTACTGTTAATTTCACCATCATTAACAGAAACTACAGCCAGGACTTGGACAATCCcaactctctattatataaagaaATGAAGTCAAATATAACTCAAATG ATGACAGCTCTGTACAGTAAAAGCAGCTTGAACAACAGTTACCAGTACTGCACACTAAATGGTTTCAG TGCTGGATCTGTGAAAGTGAACTGCCTTTGCACCTTCAAGAAGATCAGTAATGGATCAGCCCTCGTTGACAGCGCTGTCCAAAATGCCTTTGCAACGGGGACAAACAGCACAACACTGCTCGGAGGGGTCTATGAGCTACGATCAGACAGTCTGTCTGTGAAGG ACACTGTTATCATAATTCCACAACGTAATGAAGTGCCCTTCTGGGCCATTATCCTGATTGTCCTGGCAATCTTATTGGGTctcattcttcttttcttcttttgctttttg CTGGCACTTCTGGCCCAACGGCGCATGGCTGGCTCTTATGATCTGATGAAAATCCCTTATGGCGAGTACTACACTCACctaaaataa